In the Drosophila biarmipes strain raj3 chromosome X, RU_DBia_V1.1, whole genome shotgun sequence genome, one interval contains:
- the LOC108023433 gene encoding carboxypeptidase D isoform X1, with amino-acid sequence MWVCCLVLLLGCAAAEVSEVRVVQEVDNFLEKPHYLRNEEIGALFGQLARDYPDLAQSYSIGSSLEDRPLHALALSGPTGESRDGDLLRPMVKLVANIRGDEAVGRQMVLYLAEYLATHYDGDAAVQALLNRTEVHFLPTCNPDGFARAQEGRCESLPNYVGRGNAANVDLNRDFPDRLEQSHVHQLRAQSRQPETAALVNWIISKPFVLSANFHGGAVVASYPYDNSPAHNECCEESLTPDDRVFKQLAHTYSDNHPVMRKGNNCNDSFAGGITNGANWYELSGGMQDFNYAFSNCFELTIELSCCKYPAASTLPLEWQRNKAALLQLLRQAHIGIKGLVTDVSGFPIPDASIYVAGLDEKPMRTSKRGEYWRLLTPGLYSVHAAAFGYQSSAPQEVQVTNENQEALRLDFKLTPVETNFAGNFRKVKVERSEPPEKRKEQYHGFLTPTKFEHHNYTAMESFLRDMAASYPSLTRLYSIGKSVQGRDLWVLEIFATPGSHVPGVPEFKYVANMHGNEVVGKECLLLLTKYMLERYGNDDRITRLVNGTRMHFLYSMNPDGYEISREGDRTGGVGRANAHGIDLNRNFPDQYGTDRYNKVTEPEVAALMNWTLSLPFVLSANLHGGSLVANYPFDDNENDFNDPFMRLRNSSINGRKPNPTEDNALFRHLAGVYSKAHPTMHLAQPCSLFPNEYFTDGITNGAQWYSVTGGMQDWNYVRAGCLELTIEMGCDKFPMAAELPQYWEDHREPLLQFIEQVHHGIHGFVHSSIGTPIAGAVVRLDGANHSSYSQTFGDYWKLALPGRHNLTVLGDNYAPMRVEVEVPDGEPFEMRMDVTLMPDDPQHWASANDFRIIENVVNTRYHTNPQVRSRLAELENENGQIASFGYADNEFSRYFNNFKMTSDIGEPEEHKYKLLVVSSLFDTAAPLGREIMLNLVRHLLEGFKLQDATVRNLLKHSVIYFLPQTSKFDDVFNMYNANSSVCDPVLGDELAERLLNPETDQAKDVFLQFLRSERFDLMLTFGAGSSELSYPKGDQVLEKFAHEMQRTEFNYSPLQCPPSATRQAHRETTDRLTNMMYRMYNLPVYTLGLSCCRMPHHKQIASVWRKNIDKIKNFLALVKTGVTGSVQNDQGQPLREAFVRLLEHERIINVTRNAARFQLMLPHGLYGLEVTAPNYETQMIKVDVRDGQITELGIIRMHPYTLLRGVVMELPTNGNRATTSIAGVVLDESNHPVRNAKVSVVGQTQLRNFTNSMGQYHISAVPLGNIALRVEAPRHLEATRQMHLVQSGLPTENVVFHLKANEHVFGLPRLLFILLASILIIVGVVVCVLCAQFWFYRRHRGNKPYYNFSLLPQKSKEQFDLDDDEAGDDGETELFRSPIKRGMTIQPYFDEEQLERILHTDDEDDDGPHMEPELDVADDSGDEIVMLHNHGNKRRH; translated from the exons ATGTGGGTCTGCTGCCTAGTCCTCCTGCTGGGCTGCGCAGCCGCGGAGGTCAGCGAGGTGCGGGTGGTCCAGGAGGTGGACAACTTCCTGGAGAAGCCGCACTACCTGCGCAACGAGGAGATCGGCGCGCTCTTCGGCCAGCTGGCCAGGGACTACCCCGACCTGGCGCAGAGCTACTCGATAGGCAGCTCCCTGGAGGACCGACCCCTGCACGCCCTGGCCCTGAGCGGCCCCACCGGCGAGTCCCGGGACGGGGACCTGCTCCGGCCCATGGTGAAGCTGGTGGCCAACATCCGCGGCGACGAGGCCGTGGGGCGCCAGATGGTCCTCTACCTGGCCGAGTACCTGGCCACCCACTACGACGGCGACGCGGCGGTCCAGGCGCTGCTCAACCGCACCGAGGTCCACTTTCTGCCCACCTGCAACCCCGACggcttcgccagggcccag gagggccgttgcgagtcgCTGCCCAACTACGTGGGACGCGGCAATGCGGCCAACGTCGACCTGAACCGCGACTTCCCCGACCGCCTGGAGCAGAGCCATGTCCACCAGTTGCGCGCCCAGTCCCGTCAGCCGGAGACGGCGGCGCTGGTCAACTGGATCATCAGCAAGCCGTTCGTGCTCTCCGCGAACTTCCACGGAGGCGCCGTGGTGGCCAGCTATCCCTACGACAACTCGCC GGCTCACAACGAGTGCTGCGAGGAGAGCCTGACCCCGGACGACCGGGTCTTCAAGCAGCTGGCCCACACCTACTCGGACAACCACCCCGTGATGAGGAAGGGCAACAACTGCAACGACAGCTTCGCGGGCGGCATCACCAACGGAGCCAACTGGTACGAGCTGTCCGGCGGCATGCAGGACTTCAACTACGCGTTCAGCAACTGCTTCGAGCTGACCATCGAGCTGTCCTGCTGCAAGTACCCGGCGGCCAGCACTCTGCCCCTGGAATGGCAGCGCAACAAGGCggcgctgctgcagctgctccggcAGGCGCACATCGGCATCAAGGGCTTGGTGACGGACGTCAGCGGCTTCCCCATCCCGGATGCCAGCATCTACGTGGCCGGACTGGATGAGAAGCCGATGCGCACCTCGAAGCGCGGCGAGTACTGGAGGCTGTTGACCCCGGGCCTGTACAGCGTGCACGCCGCCGCCTTTGG CTACCAGAGCAGCGCCCCCCAGGAAGTGCAGGTGACCAACGAGAACCAGGAGGCCCTGCGGCTGGACTTCAAGCTGACGCCCGTCGAGACGAACTTTGCTG GCAACTTCCGGAAGGTGAAGGTCGAGCGCTCGGAGCCGCCGGAGAAGCGCAAGGAGCAGTACCACGGATTCCTGACCCCCACCAAGTTCGAGCACCACAACTACACGGCCATGGAGAG CTTCCTGAGGGACATGGCCGCCAGCTACCCCTCGCTCACCCGCCTCTACAGCATTGGCAAGAGCGTGCAGGGCCGCGACCTCTGGGTGCTGGAGATCTTCGCCACGCCGGGCTCCCATGTGCCCGGCGTGCCGGAGTTCAAGTACGTGGCCAACATGCACGGCAACGAGGTGGTGGGCAAGGagtgcctgctgctgctcaccAAGTACATGCTGGAGCGCTACGGCAACGACGACAGGATAACCAGGCTGGTCAACGGCACCCGGATGCACTTCCTGTACAGCATGAACCCCGACGGCTATGAGATCTCCAGGGAGGGCGACCGCACCGGCGGCGTTGGCCGGGCGAATGCCCATGGCATTGACCTGAACAGGAACTTCCCGGACCAGTACGGCACGGACAGGTACAACAAGGTGACGGAGCCCGAGGTGGCCGCCCTGATGAACTGGACGCTCTCCCTGCCCTTCGTGCTGTCCGCCAACCTGCACGGTGGCTCCCTGGTGGCCAACTACCCGTTCGACGATAACGAGAACGATTTCAACGACCCCTTCATGAGGCTGCGCAACTCCAGCATCAACGGGCGCAAGCCCAACCCCACGGAGGACAACGCTCTGTTCAGGCACCTGGCCGGGGTCTACTCGAAGGCGCACCCCACCATGCACTTGGCCCAGCCGTGCTCGCTCTTCCCCAACGAGTACTTCACCGATGGCATCACCAACGGTGCCCAGTGGTACAGTGTCACCGGGGGCATGCAGGACTGGAACTATGTGAGGGCCGGATGCCTGGAGCTGACCATCGAGATGGGCTGCGACAAGTTCCCCATGGCCGCAGAGCTGCCGCAGTACTGGGAGGATCATCGGGAGCCGCTGCTGCAGTTCATAGAGCAGGTGCATCATGGCATCCATGGCTTCGTGCACAGCTCCATTGGCACCCCGATCGCGGGGGCTGTTGTCCGCCTGGATGGAGCGAACCACTCGAGCTACAGTCAAACGTTCGGCGACTACTGGAAGCTGGCGCTGCCGGGTCGCCACAATCTCACCGTTCTGGGCGACAACTACGCTCCGATGcgggtggaggtggaggtgccCGATGGCGAGCCCTTTGAGATGCGCATGGACGTGACCCTCATGCCCGACGACCCGCAGCACTGGGCCTCCGCCAACGACTTCAGGATCATCGAGAACGTGGTCAACACGCGGTACCACACCAATCCCCAGGTTCGATCCCGTCTGGCGGAGCTGGAGAACGAGAACGGGCAGATTGCCAGCTTTGGTTATGCGGATAACGAGTTCAGCAGATACTTCAACAACTTCAAGATGACCTCTGAT ATTGGCGAGCCCGAGGAGCACAAGTACAAGCTGCTGGTGGTCAGCTCCCTGTTCGACACAGCCGCCCCCCTGGGCAGGGAAATCATGCTCAACCTGGTGCGGCACCTGCTCGAGGGCTTCAAGCTGCAGGACGCCACTGTGCGGAATCTTTTGAAGCACAGTGTTATCTACTTCCTGCCGCAGACCAGCAAGTTCGACGATGTCTTCAACATGTACAATGCCAA CTCCTCCGTTTGCGATCCCGTCCTGGGCGATGAGCTGGCAGAGCGCCTTCTCAACCCGGAGACGGACCAGGCCAAGGACGTGTTCCTGCAGTTCCTGCGCAGCGAACGCTTTGATCTGATGCTCACCTTCGGTGCCGGCAGCTCGGAGCTGAGCTATCCCAAGGGCGACCAGGTGCTGGAAAAGTTCGCCCACGAAATGCAGCGAACCGAGTTCAACTACTCGCCCCTGCAGTGCCCCCCATCCGCCACGAGGCAGGCGCATCGCGAGACCACGGACAGGCTAACCAACATGATGTACCGCATGTACAACCTGCCGGTGTACACCTTGGGCCTCTCCTGCTGCCGGATGCCGCACCACAAGCAAATCGCCTCCGTGTGGCGCAAGAACATCGACAAGATCAAGAACTTCCTGGCTCTGGTGAAGACGGGAGTGACTGGCTCGGTGCAGAACGACCAGGGACAGCCGCTGAGGGAGGCCTTTGTGCGGCTGCTGGAGCACGAGAGGATCATCAATGTGACGAGGAATGCGGCGCGCTTCCAGCTGATGCTGCCCCACGGCCTGTATGGCCTGGAGGTGACCGCGCCCAACTACGAGACGCAGATGATCAAGGTGGACGTGCGGGATGGCCAGATAACGGAGCTGGGCATCATACGCATGCATCCGTACACGCTGCTCCGCGGCGTGGTCATGGAGCTGCCCACCAATGGCAACAGGGCCACCACTAGCATTGCGGGCGTGGTGCTGGACGAGAGCAATCACCCGGTGCGGAATGCCAAGGTCTCGGTGGTGGGCCAGACGCAGCTGAGGAACTTCACCAACAGCATGGGTCAGTACCACATATCGGCGGTGCCCCTGGGCAACATTGCGCTGCGAGTGGAGGCGCCGCGTCACCTGGAGGCCACGCGACAGATGCACCTGGTTCAGAGTGGCCTGCCCACCGAGAACGTGGTCTTCCACCTGAAGGCCAACGAGCACGTCTTCGGACTGCCCCGCCTGCTGTTCATCCTGCTGGCCAGTATTTTGATCATCGTCGGCGTGGTGGTCTGCGTGCTGTGCGCCCAGTTCTGGTTCTACCGACGTCACCGGGGCAACAAGCCGTACTACAACTTTTCGCTGCTGCCGCAGAAGAGCAAGGAGCAGTTCGATCTGGACGACGACGAGGCGGGCGACGATGGGGAGACGGAGCTCTTCCGGTCGCCAATTAAGC GTGGCATGACCATTCAGCCGTACTTCGAcgaggagcagctggagcGCATCCTGCACacggacgacgaggacgacgatgGGCCGCACATGGAGCCGGAACTGGACGTGGCCGACGACAGTGGCGACGAGATAGTGATGCTGCACAACCACGGCAACAAGCGCCGGCACTAG
- the LOC108023268 gene encoding uncharacterized protein LOC108023268, translating into METATGYQDISALEKSVANAGTQLYTMAHKLHAVERSLEQTTMEQMDEMEVLELLESMSEVTNEYQNLRKDIREVQQLQRDVSSSIRYQMRSMQQTFHTLKQRIASSQKGRKKPEKPAAEQGVGVMHNP; encoded by the exons ATGGAGACCGCGACGGGCTACCAGGACATCAGCGCCCTGGAAAAATCG GTGGCCAACGCCGGCACCCAGCTCTACACGATGGCCCACAAGCTGCACGCGGTGGAGCGCAGCCTCGAGCAGACGACGATGGAGCAGATGGACGAGATGGAGGTGCTCGAGCTGCTCGAGTCGATGAGCGAGGTGACCAACGAGTACCAGAACCTGCGCAAGGACATTCGCGAggtgcagcagctgcagcgtgACGTCAGCAGCTCCATTCGCTACCAGATGCGCAGCATGCAGCAGACGTTCCACACGCTGAAGCAGCGCATCGCCAGCTCCCAGAAGGGGCGCAAGAAGCCGGAGAAGCCCGCGGCGGAGCAGGGGGTGGGCGTCATGCATAATCCATGA
- the LOC108023433 gene encoding carboxypeptidase D isoform X2 yields the protein MPALGLLFVAAAVALLIPPGGGYIIKEDESFLQQPHYVSQEQLEDLFAGLEKAYPDQARVHYLGRSLEGRNLLALQISRNTRSRNLLSPPVKYIANMHGDETVGRQLLVYLAQYLLGNHERIAELGQLVNSTDIYLMPTMNPDGFALSQEGRCESLPNYVGRGNAANVDLNRDFPDRLEQSHVHQLRAQSRQPETAALVNWIISKPFVLSANFHGGAVVASYPYDNSPAHNECCEESLTPDDRVFKQLAHTYSDNHPVMRKGNNCNDSFAGGITNGANWYELSGGMQDFNYAFSNCFELTIELSCCKYPAASTLPLEWQRNKAALLQLLRQAHIGIKGLVTDVSGFPIPDASIYVAGLDEKPMRTSKRGEYWRLLTPGLYSVHAAAFGYQSSAPQEVQVTNENQEALRLDFKLTPVETNFAGNFRKVKVERSEPPEKRKEQYHGFLTPTKFEHHNYTAMESFLRDMAASYPSLTRLYSIGKSVQGRDLWVLEIFATPGSHVPGVPEFKYVANMHGNEVVGKECLLLLTKYMLERYGNDDRITRLVNGTRMHFLYSMNPDGYEISREGDRTGGVGRANAHGIDLNRNFPDQYGTDRYNKVTEPEVAALMNWTLSLPFVLSANLHGGSLVANYPFDDNENDFNDPFMRLRNSSINGRKPNPTEDNALFRHLAGVYSKAHPTMHLAQPCSLFPNEYFTDGITNGAQWYSVTGGMQDWNYVRAGCLELTIEMGCDKFPMAAELPQYWEDHREPLLQFIEQVHHGIHGFVHSSIGTPIAGAVVRLDGANHSSYSQTFGDYWKLALPGRHNLTVLGDNYAPMRVEVEVPDGEPFEMRMDVTLMPDDPQHWASANDFRIIENVVNTRYHTNPQVRSRLAELENENGQIASFGYADNEFSRYFNNFKMTSDIGEPEEHKYKLLVVSSLFDTAAPLGREIMLNLVRHLLEGFKLQDATVRNLLKHSVIYFLPQTSKFDDVFNMYNANSSVCDPVLGDELAERLLNPETDQAKDVFLQFLRSERFDLMLTFGAGSSELSYPKGDQVLEKFAHEMQRTEFNYSPLQCPPSATRQAHRETTDRLTNMMYRMYNLPVYTLGLSCCRMPHHKQIASVWRKNIDKIKNFLALVKTGVTGSVQNDQGQPLREAFVRLLEHERIINVTRNAARFQLMLPHGLYGLEVTAPNYETQMIKVDVRDGQITELGIIRMHPYTLLRGVVMELPTNGNRATTSIAGVVLDESNHPVRNAKVSVVGQTQLRNFTNSMGQYHISAVPLGNIALRVEAPRHLEATRQMHLVQSGLPTENVVFHLKANEHVFGLPRLLFILLASILIIVGVVVCVLCAQFWFYRRHRGNKPYYNFSLLPQKSKEQFDLDDDEAGDDGETELFRSPIKRGMTIQPYFDEEQLERILHTDDEDDDGPHMEPELDVADDSGDEIVMLHNHGNKRRH from the exons ATGCCAGCGCTGGGTCTCCTGTTCGTCGCCGCCGCCGTGGCCCTGCTGATCCCGCCGGGCGGGGGCTACATCATCAAGGAGGACGAGTCCTTCCTGCAGCAGCCGCACTACGTCAGCcaggagcagctggaggaccTGTTCGCCGGCCTGGAGAAGGCCTATCCCGACCAGGCGCGCGTCCACTACCTTGGCCGCTCCCTGGAGGGCCGCAACCTGCTGGCCCTGCAGATCTCGCGGAACACCCGCTCGCGGAATCTGCTCTCGCCGCCCGTCAAGTACATTGCCAACATGCACGGCGACGAGACGGTGGGCAGGCAGCTCCTGGTCTACCTGGCCCAGTACCTGCTGGGCAACCACGAGCGCATCGCCGAGCTGGGCCAGCTGGTCAACAGCACGGACATCTACCTGATGCCCACCATGAACCCGGATGGCTTTGCGTTGTCCCAG gagggccgttgcgagtcgCTGCCCAACTACGTGGGACGCGGCAATGCGGCCAACGTCGACCTGAACCGCGACTTCCCCGACCGCCTGGAGCAGAGCCATGTCCACCAGTTGCGCGCCCAGTCCCGTCAGCCGGAGACGGCGGCGCTGGTCAACTGGATCATCAGCAAGCCGTTCGTGCTCTCCGCGAACTTCCACGGAGGCGCCGTGGTGGCCAGCTATCCCTACGACAACTCGCC GGCTCACAACGAGTGCTGCGAGGAGAGCCTGACCCCGGACGACCGGGTCTTCAAGCAGCTGGCCCACACCTACTCGGACAACCACCCCGTGATGAGGAAGGGCAACAACTGCAACGACAGCTTCGCGGGCGGCATCACCAACGGAGCCAACTGGTACGAGCTGTCCGGCGGCATGCAGGACTTCAACTACGCGTTCAGCAACTGCTTCGAGCTGACCATCGAGCTGTCCTGCTGCAAGTACCCGGCGGCCAGCACTCTGCCCCTGGAATGGCAGCGCAACAAGGCggcgctgctgcagctgctccggcAGGCGCACATCGGCATCAAGGGCTTGGTGACGGACGTCAGCGGCTTCCCCATCCCGGATGCCAGCATCTACGTGGCCGGACTGGATGAGAAGCCGATGCGCACCTCGAAGCGCGGCGAGTACTGGAGGCTGTTGACCCCGGGCCTGTACAGCGTGCACGCCGCCGCCTTTGG CTACCAGAGCAGCGCCCCCCAGGAAGTGCAGGTGACCAACGAGAACCAGGAGGCCCTGCGGCTGGACTTCAAGCTGACGCCCGTCGAGACGAACTTTGCTG GCAACTTCCGGAAGGTGAAGGTCGAGCGCTCGGAGCCGCCGGAGAAGCGCAAGGAGCAGTACCACGGATTCCTGACCCCCACCAAGTTCGAGCACCACAACTACACGGCCATGGAGAG CTTCCTGAGGGACATGGCCGCCAGCTACCCCTCGCTCACCCGCCTCTACAGCATTGGCAAGAGCGTGCAGGGCCGCGACCTCTGGGTGCTGGAGATCTTCGCCACGCCGGGCTCCCATGTGCCCGGCGTGCCGGAGTTCAAGTACGTGGCCAACATGCACGGCAACGAGGTGGTGGGCAAGGagtgcctgctgctgctcaccAAGTACATGCTGGAGCGCTACGGCAACGACGACAGGATAACCAGGCTGGTCAACGGCACCCGGATGCACTTCCTGTACAGCATGAACCCCGACGGCTATGAGATCTCCAGGGAGGGCGACCGCACCGGCGGCGTTGGCCGGGCGAATGCCCATGGCATTGACCTGAACAGGAACTTCCCGGACCAGTACGGCACGGACAGGTACAACAAGGTGACGGAGCCCGAGGTGGCCGCCCTGATGAACTGGACGCTCTCCCTGCCCTTCGTGCTGTCCGCCAACCTGCACGGTGGCTCCCTGGTGGCCAACTACCCGTTCGACGATAACGAGAACGATTTCAACGACCCCTTCATGAGGCTGCGCAACTCCAGCATCAACGGGCGCAAGCCCAACCCCACGGAGGACAACGCTCTGTTCAGGCACCTGGCCGGGGTCTACTCGAAGGCGCACCCCACCATGCACTTGGCCCAGCCGTGCTCGCTCTTCCCCAACGAGTACTTCACCGATGGCATCACCAACGGTGCCCAGTGGTACAGTGTCACCGGGGGCATGCAGGACTGGAACTATGTGAGGGCCGGATGCCTGGAGCTGACCATCGAGATGGGCTGCGACAAGTTCCCCATGGCCGCAGAGCTGCCGCAGTACTGGGAGGATCATCGGGAGCCGCTGCTGCAGTTCATAGAGCAGGTGCATCATGGCATCCATGGCTTCGTGCACAGCTCCATTGGCACCCCGATCGCGGGGGCTGTTGTCCGCCTGGATGGAGCGAACCACTCGAGCTACAGTCAAACGTTCGGCGACTACTGGAAGCTGGCGCTGCCGGGTCGCCACAATCTCACCGTTCTGGGCGACAACTACGCTCCGATGcgggtggaggtggaggtgccCGATGGCGAGCCCTTTGAGATGCGCATGGACGTGACCCTCATGCCCGACGACCCGCAGCACTGGGCCTCCGCCAACGACTTCAGGATCATCGAGAACGTGGTCAACACGCGGTACCACACCAATCCCCAGGTTCGATCCCGTCTGGCGGAGCTGGAGAACGAGAACGGGCAGATTGCCAGCTTTGGTTATGCGGATAACGAGTTCAGCAGATACTTCAACAACTTCAAGATGACCTCTGAT ATTGGCGAGCCCGAGGAGCACAAGTACAAGCTGCTGGTGGTCAGCTCCCTGTTCGACACAGCCGCCCCCCTGGGCAGGGAAATCATGCTCAACCTGGTGCGGCACCTGCTCGAGGGCTTCAAGCTGCAGGACGCCACTGTGCGGAATCTTTTGAAGCACAGTGTTATCTACTTCCTGCCGCAGACCAGCAAGTTCGACGATGTCTTCAACATGTACAATGCCAA CTCCTCCGTTTGCGATCCCGTCCTGGGCGATGAGCTGGCAGAGCGCCTTCTCAACCCGGAGACGGACCAGGCCAAGGACGTGTTCCTGCAGTTCCTGCGCAGCGAACGCTTTGATCTGATGCTCACCTTCGGTGCCGGCAGCTCGGAGCTGAGCTATCCCAAGGGCGACCAGGTGCTGGAAAAGTTCGCCCACGAAATGCAGCGAACCGAGTTCAACTACTCGCCCCTGCAGTGCCCCCCATCCGCCACGAGGCAGGCGCATCGCGAGACCACGGACAGGCTAACCAACATGATGTACCGCATGTACAACCTGCCGGTGTACACCTTGGGCCTCTCCTGCTGCCGGATGCCGCACCACAAGCAAATCGCCTCCGTGTGGCGCAAGAACATCGACAAGATCAAGAACTTCCTGGCTCTGGTGAAGACGGGAGTGACTGGCTCGGTGCAGAACGACCAGGGACAGCCGCTGAGGGAGGCCTTTGTGCGGCTGCTGGAGCACGAGAGGATCATCAATGTGACGAGGAATGCGGCGCGCTTCCAGCTGATGCTGCCCCACGGCCTGTATGGCCTGGAGGTGACCGCGCCCAACTACGAGACGCAGATGATCAAGGTGGACGTGCGGGATGGCCAGATAACGGAGCTGGGCATCATACGCATGCATCCGTACACGCTGCTCCGCGGCGTGGTCATGGAGCTGCCCACCAATGGCAACAGGGCCACCACTAGCATTGCGGGCGTGGTGCTGGACGAGAGCAATCACCCGGTGCGGAATGCCAAGGTCTCGGTGGTGGGCCAGACGCAGCTGAGGAACTTCACCAACAGCATGGGTCAGTACCACATATCGGCGGTGCCCCTGGGCAACATTGCGCTGCGAGTGGAGGCGCCGCGTCACCTGGAGGCCACGCGACAGATGCACCTGGTTCAGAGTGGCCTGCCCACCGAGAACGTGGTCTTCCACCTGAAGGCCAACGAGCACGTCTTCGGACTGCCCCGCCTGCTGTTCATCCTGCTGGCCAGTATTTTGATCATCGTCGGCGTGGTGGTCTGCGTGCTGTGCGCCCAGTTCTGGTTCTACCGACGTCACCGGGGCAACAAGCCGTACTACAACTTTTCGCTGCTGCCGCAGAAGAGCAAGGAGCAGTTCGATCTGGACGACGACGAGGCGGGCGACGATGGGGAGACGGAGCTCTTCCGGTCGCCAATTAAGC GTGGCATGACCATTCAGCCGTACTTCGAcgaggagcagctggagcGCATCCTGCACacggacgacgaggacgacgatgGGCCGCACATGGAGCCGGAACTGGACGTGGCCGACGACAGTGGCGACGAGATAGTGATGCTGCACAACCACGGCAACAAGCGCCGGCACTAG
- the LOC108023658 gene encoding probable methylmalonate-semialdehyde dehydrogenase [acylating], mitochondrial, which produces MSLVRLIGAEARQLAKRSYSSAAPTTKLFIDGKFVESKTTEWIDVHDPATNKVVTRVPKATQAEMQAALESNKKAFRSWSNQSILTRQQVMFKLQALIKENMGELAKNITKEQGKTLADAEGDVLRGLQVVEHCCSIPSLQMGETVANVARDMDTYSLVLPLGVTAGVAPFNFPAMIPLWMFPVAITTGNTMLLKPSERVPGATMLLMELLNEAGCPPGVVNVIHGQHDAVNFICDAPEIKAVSFVGSDQAGKYIYERAGKNGKRVQSNMGAKNHGVILGDANKENTLNQLAGAAFGAAGQRCMALSTAVFVGDAQSWIPDLVERAQKLKVNAGHVPGTDVGPVISAASRQRINDLIESGVKEGAKLILDGRKISVPGYEDGYFVGPTILSDVTPSMKCYTEEIFGPVLVILKADTLDDAIGIVNANPYGNGTAVFTTNGAAARKFVNEIDAGQVGVNVPIPVPLPMFSFTGTRGSFRGDHHFYGKQGIKFYTQTKTVTQLWRETDVTHTQAAVAMPTMK; this is translated from the exons ATGTCCCTGGTCCGTTTGATCGGTGCTGAG GCCCGCCAGCTGGCGAAGAGGTCCTACTCCTCGGCCGCTCCCACCACCAAGCTCTTCATCGACGGCAAGTTCGTGGAGTCCAAGACCACGGAGTGGATCGACGTGCACGACCCGGCCACCAACAAGGTGGTGACCCGCGTGCCCAAGGCCACCCAGGCCGAGATGCAGGCGGCCCTCGAGTCGAACAAGAAGGCCTTCCGCTCGTGGAGCAACCAGTCGATCCTCACCCGCCAGCAGGTGATGTTCAAGCTGCAGGCGCTGATCAAGGAGAACATGGGCGAGCTGGCCAAGAACATCACCAAGGAGCAGGGCAAGACCCTGGCCGACGCCGAGGGCGACGTGCTCCGCGGCCTCCAGGTGGTGGAGCACTGCTGCAGCATCCCATCCCTGCAGATGGGCGAGACGGTGGCCAATGTGGCCAGGGACATGGACACCTACTCGCTGGTCCTGCCCCTCGGCGTGACCGCCGGCGTGGCCCCCTTCAACTTCCCGGCCATGATCCCGCTCTGGATGTTCCCGGTGGCCATCACCACGGGCAACACCATGCTGCTGAAGCCGTCGGAGCGTGTGCCCGGCGCCACCATGCTGCTGATGGAGCTGCTCAACGAGGCCGGCTGCCCGCCGGGAGTGGTCAACGTGATCCACGGCCAGCACGACGCGGTCAACTTCATCTGCGACGCGCCCGAGATCAAGGCCGTGTCCTTCGTGGGCTCCGACCAGGCCGGCAAGTACATCTACGAGCGGGCCGGCAAGAACGGCAAGCGGGTGCAGTCCAACATGGGCGCCAAGAACCACGGCGTCATCCTGGGCGATGCCAACAAGGAGAACACCCTCAACCAGCTGGCAGGCGCCGCCTTCGGAGCCGCCGGCCAGCGCTGCATGGCCCTGTCCACGGCCGTCTTCGTGGGCGATGCCCAGTCCTGGATCCCCGATCTCGTCGAGCGCGCCCAGAAGCTGAAGGTGAACGCCGGCCACGTGCCCGGCACGGACGTGGGTCCCGTGATCAGTGCCGCCTCCCGGCAGCGCATCAACGATCTGATCGAGTCCGGGGTGAAGGAGGGAGCCAAGCTCATCCTGGACGGCCGCAAGATCAGCGTGCCCGGCTACGAGGACGGCTACTTCGTGGGACCCACCATCCTGAGCGACGTGACGCCCAGCATGAAGTGCTACACCGAGGAGATCTTCGGCCCCGTGCTGGTCATCCTGAAGGCCGACACCCTGGACGACGCCATCGGCATTGTGAACGCCAATCCCTACGGCAACGGCACCGCCGTCTTCACCACCAACGGCGCGGCCGCCCGCAAGTTCGTCAACGAGATCGACGCCGGCCAGGTGGGCGTCAACGTGCCCATTCCCGTGCCGCTGCCCATGTTCTCCTTCACCGGCACCCGCGGCTCCTTCCGCGGCGACCACCACTTCTACGGCAAGCAGGGCATCAAGTTCTACACCCAGACCAAGACGGTCACCCAGCTGTGGCGCGAGACGGACGTGACCCACACCCAGGCGGCCGTGGCCATGCCCACCATGAAGTAG